One part of the Anopheles merus strain MAF chromosome 3L, AmerM5.1, whole genome shotgun sequence genome encodes these proteins:
- the LOC121598478 gene encoding uncharacterized protein LOC121598478, with protein sequence MIFQTILSNKKLLTACVIAVVITICAIVVPIAVVNSYDEAPKPRKFSGREVLDEVPLIDGHNDLPFSIYLVEKNLINHFNLDSNLKQHPVWANVNTSHTDLPRLRQGKLGAQFWVAYIRCADTQYKDAVARTLEQIDVTKRIIRKYPNDLKYADSADGIMEAYREKKLASLIAVEGGHSIDSRLAVLRLFYELGVRYLTLTHSCNTPWADASPVDEQVPAPSLNNLSAWGRHVIWEMNRLGMMIDISHVSYGVMRDVLAHSRAPVIFSHSSAHAVFEHHRNVQDDVLRELARKRGIVMVNFYPLFVGGNTIDDVIKHLNHIRSITGVDHIGLGGDYNGVAVTPEGLEDVSKYPDLFDMLADGVLRTGETFEPWTREDLQKLAGLNLLRVFREIERIRDSLVEEDPFEDLIPYEEFVKANVADQPCMTDMEMLKKQQEATLTMGVLILLAVLAVAIAVPIATNSDTDNSLAPQVNQFFGRTVLDEVPLIDGHNDLPWNLYNYERNQINKFELNADLKAHPVWGPATNSHTDIPRLQAGKVGAQFWVAYVGCNNQYKDAVERTLEQIDVIKRMVRKYPQYMRYVTSTEGIMEAFRDGKIGSLIAVEGGHSMDSRLAVLRMFYELGVRYMTLTHSCNTPWADASPIDDQPEATLRNVTGWGRNVLWEMNRLGMLIDVSHVSHGVMVEVLEHTKAPVIFSHSSSYSVFNHHRNVRDDVLKQLVQNNGIIMVNFYPGFVGGRSIDNVIEHLNYIKSVTGPNHIGLGGDFDGVTAVPDDLDDVSKYPDLFDMLAEGVYKNGTTFAPWTREELRKLAGENLLRVFRDVEGVRDSMVDVEPYEDLIPYQDFVDAGVAEQPCMSDLDIHKQ encoded by the exons ATGATTTTTCAAACAA ttttaagcaacaaaaagctGCTCACCGCCTGCGTGATTGCGGTAGTGATAACGATCTGCGCCATCGTCGTACCGATCGctgtcgtcaactcgtacgatgaAGCACCGAAGCCAAGAAAGTTTTCTGGCCGAGAAGTTCTCGATGAAGTGCCACTTATAGATGG CCACAACGATCTGCCCTTCAGCATATACCTGGTGGAGAAGAATTTAATCAATCACTTCAACCTCGACTCCAATCTTAAGCAGCACCCCGTATGGGCCAATGTGAACACCAGCCACACAGACCTGCCCCGTTTGCGGCAGGGCAAACTGGGCGCCCAGTTCTGGGTGGCCTACATCCGCTGTGCCGACACGCAGTACAAGGACGCGGTCGCACGCACGCTGGAACAGATCGACGTCACCAAGCGCATCATCCGGAAGTACCCGAACGATCTGAAGTATGCCGACTCCGCGGACGGTATTATGGAGGCGTATCGGGAGAAAAAGCTTGCCTCACTGATCGCCGTGGAGGGTGGCCATTCGATCGATTCCCGGCTGGCGGTGTTGCGCCTGTTCTACGAGCTCGGTGTACGCTACCTAACCCTAACGCACTCGTGCAACACTCCGTGGGCCGATGCATCGCCGGTGGATGAGCAGGTACCGGCCCCCTCGCTGAACAACCTTTCCGCCTGGGGCCGGCATGTGATCTGGGAGATGAACCGGCTCGGCATGATGATCGACATCTCGCACGTCAGCTACGGGGTGATGCGGGACGTGCTGGCGCACAGCCGGGCACCCGTTATCTTTAGCCACTCGTCGGCCCATGCCGTGTTCGAGCATCATCGCAACGTGCAGGACGATGTGTTGCGGGAGCTGGCCCGCAAGCGGGGCATTGTCATGGTCAACTTCTACCCGCTGTTTGTCGGGGGAAATACCATCGATGACGTTATCA AGCATCTGAACCACATCCGCAGCATTACCGGTGTCGATCACATCGGGCTCGGCGGGGACTACAACGGGGTGGCCGTTACACCGGAAGGGTTGGAAGATGTTTCGAAGTATCCCGATCTGTTCGATATGCTTGCGGACGGTGTGCTGCGCACGGGAGAAACGTTTGAACCGTGGACGCGTGAGGATTTGCAGAAGTTGGCCGGATTGAATCTGCTGCGTGTGTTCCGCGAGATCGAACGCATCCGGGACAGTTTGGTGGAGGAGGACCCGTTCGAGGATCTTATTCCGTACGAAGAGTTCGTGAAAGCGAATGTAGCAGATCAGCCCTGCATGACGGATATGGAGAT gttaaaaaaacagcaagaaGCG ACGCTAACGATGGGTGTATTGATACTGTTGGCTGTGCTCGCGGTGGCTATTGCCGTTCCAATAGCGACGAACAGCGACACCGATAACAGTTTAGCGCCACAGGTTAATCAATTTTTCGGCCGAACAGTGCTGGACGAGGTGCCATTGATTGATGG CCACAACGATTTGCCCTGGAATCTGTACAACTACGAGCGGAATCAGATCAACAAGTTCGAGCTGAATGCCGACCTGAAGGCACATCCCGTCTGGGGTCCGGCCACCAACAGCCACACGGACATTCCACGGCTGCAGGCGGGCAAAGTCGGCGCCCAGTTCTGGGTGGCGTACGTTGGCTGCAACAACCAGTACAAGGATGCGGTCGAGCGCACCCTGGAACAGATCGACGTGATCAAGCGGATGGTGCGCAAGTACCCGCAGTACATGCGGTACGTCACCTCGACCGAGGGCATTATGGAAGCGTTCCGGGACGGGAAGATCGGTTCGCTGATTGCGGTTGAGGGTGGCCATTCGATGGATTCCCGGCTGGCGGTGTTGCGCATGTTCTACGAGCTCGGCGTACGGTACATGACGCTGACGCACTCGTGCAATACGCCGTGGGCGGATGCGTCACCGATCGACGATCAGCCGGAAGCGACGCTGCGCAACGTAACGGGCTGGGGCCGAAATGTGCTGTGGGAGATGAACCGGCTCGGCATGCTGATCGATGTGTCGCACGTCAGCCACGGGGTGATGGTGGAGGTGCTCGAGCACACGAAAGCGCCCGTCATCTTTAGCCACTCGTCGTCGTACTCCGTCTTCAACCATCATCGCAACGTGCGAGACGATGTGCTGAAGCAGCTGGTGCAGAACAATGGCATAATAATGGTGAACTTTTATCCGGGCTTCGTTGGGGGACGGTCGATTGACAATGTGATCG AGCATCTAAACTATATTAAAAGCGTCACCGGACCGAACCACATTGGACTCGGTGGAGACTTTGATGGTGTTACTGCAGTACCCGATGATCTGGACGATGTCTCCAAGTATCCCGATCTGTTCGATATGCTAGCCGAGGGTGTGTACAAGAACGGGACCACCTTTGCGCCCTGGACGCGGGAAGAGTTGCGCAAGCTGGCGGGTGAGAACTTGTTGCGCGTTTTTCGCGATGTGGAAGGGGTGCGTGATAGTATGGTGGATGTGGAACCGTACGAGGATTTGATTCCGTACCAAGATTTCGTCGATGCCGGTGTGGCCGAACAGCCGTGCATGAGCGATTTGGATATTCATAAGCAATAA